The genomic region ctcggcattttgccgagacgtgtatttggagaacagcggggaggtgctgccgaaattttgtctcgaaatggggtagagcatggaccgtactcaatctacacattctcgggtgggattaggacccatctttacctattagagatgtaggtgtattaaatgtcgtttctcgtcaaccttgtaaaaaataaaatattgatgtgggtaatttaaatgaatccttaattttgttgtgtggcttccaataaagcagagatggcagataatcagtggatgtatagtgggtttttccgtcggaatcaagtaacaacagagtgggtcgagaaaactgatgtgtttttgaaagagatattccgtagtccaatgaggatggtgccagaatgcccgtgtgccagatgtaagaggcgtatccgcagagataaaagtgagatgactaagcaccttcgcacgcatggatttatgcccaactttaatatgccgataaactttgcccagcgggaccgtggtagagaggatgtgatacgacaacgcgtcgctggttatgaggatgatggggttagagacatgctagatgatgtctttgctgcacagccgacacctccgtcacattcagcgaatgaaccggaggagccggaggaaaccgcaaaggccttcctggaaatcttggcctcgtcaaagaaacctctctatgagggtgccaagctgtctgtgctggatgccatcttgcaactgatggcagtcaaggctgagtacggctgtagccgaggttgcttcgaagcatttctgggagtatgggctaatagcctgcctgagggccatgaactaccgaaaaccatgtacgctacgaagaaaatcatgaaggcgctctcgatggactatgagaaaatacatgtttgtccaaagaattgccttttgtttaggcatgagtatgcggatgacaagtactgtaggaagtgcggttcctctcggtatattgaggtggtcgataagcatggtcagaagcagcagctaaaaatccctgtgaaggttcttcagtatcttgattttataaaaagactgcagcgccttttcatcaccgaggagtctgccaaaatgatgaagtggcacaaggaagggaatttaaaggacttactcggagtggacgagcccacaaggttccctcccgactacgtGAGGATGACACCTCatagggaggtggaggggtcgggggaggagaccctagaggaggaggcggtggggggagagcccctagaggaggaggaggtggggggagaggcaaccggggcaaaaactccgggccgtgtccgaaataggagggtcttcttcgatgccctcctatacagaggcaccttctgagtctgaggaggaggagtatgttcctgatggcgaggaggaggaggccgaggaggagggtgaggaggagggcgaggagggtggaggggaggttgatcccgcgttgtggggtgacttgccaccgggtgctccgcaggggtggctgcgtggtaatgccggactacctacaccaccttctatcgaggagcacaagtggctcattgaacctgtggggacagagcaagtgcctctcaatcatattttcaacacatgacaacattttcttattgtacacgtggcaatcatttgattcttttgcagaaactggatccttcgcggaaagggccgtaaaccgaacggccttatcactgtcctgttgaaggagttttggcctggcctattctgcccgtgGCCAGACAGGGACCCACAGCAGCGGGTTTTGGCCATGAGCTGGGCCCACTAtgaggcttgcagcaacgcggagtacgggacggctgctaaggccgtgatcaccaaattttgggtaagttctcttctgaatcacttgtcttcagtttcgttcatagtttatcattgaatcactcaactcatgccttgtttgcttctggtttatgcatgattgcagcaactctatagagttcttgacgagcacaaggccagagccgacgtggtcttgcttgcggctgcgaagaagaaagctcgtcagttgcagtacgaggtgcgctgggttgccgtctcgcagtactaccacatctacctacaccaaaagatgaccaaaactcaagcgcagaagctacgacttaccttgaacagggagcagttcatgatggtaactattactaacttttcattgtttcaagcagtcaactatatgtttcatgctcacatgtcatgcttccaaaatttgcataggttgttcctcgttggtgctatggaaggcatgacggatgggcgagtttggtggataggtggctcggtgccgatgcagagtttgctgccaagagcatcaaggcccgggctaaccgaggagacgacgggacacacggccaaggaaacaggaaccactggggcttcaaggccatgaaggtatatctatgtgcatgatgcatttttgttcttctttactgtcatgttcttatgtatggctgacttctatttgatgttgtaggaggacaagttgaagaggccgctctcagacatggagtcgtggaagctggcccgcgagcggagtcatcacaaggagggcgagagccagtactacggcaagaccgaggagcacctggggtcttacattcatcactatcaggagttgcatccggatgttcctgttgctgaggtcgcccagtctcagatcgacgacacggcggtggtggccatccaggggaagaagaatggccggtatccgtgtttcgacggcttgatcactccttcgatctcgtacacacagCTTCGGACTACCAACCCGAGacagttagagagtacggggcgttcacaaACTCCCTTAGCCtgccagcatgctgtaagtacttcctctttatctttttctatctagcattctcagtttatttcagcattgctcacttagaaacaacctaaattatgtaggcatataaggagtttgtcgagcatagggatctcgaggtgcgggagtacttgaaacgagtgaaggcaaacgatgattacaaccgtcagatgatgatggttagttttgccctcttaaaaccaagctaaatttttgcactttcattccttctgatcttctagtttgcttgtttaactaacattcatgctatgttggcgtcttggactaaccgcacggatccaccacaaatgggacccccaccaccacctgcaggagaacccccacacgtgcccacgttcgatgaatgggtggcactaggcagtgatggtccggttagtacatttgcctaactactggcaaactagttctcgttcatgaaacactatcatatcatatttaccgttagaatcttttctgaaacatgtaggggaccggtggctcgactcctgctccgtcgaccccagtcactccgatctggcagagtggtggtggtcgcgatggcggttttggcggaggtggtggtggttttggcggaggaggtggtggttttggcggaggtggtggttttggcggaggtggtcttgcttgatgattccgtgcatgtggccatcgtgccatgcctttcatattcctacttttatgatgtttcatgtcttgcactacttttatgttcatgaacttccattggtgatgatctttagatgatgtgatgaacttgagtatgtttagatgatgatggtgaacttgagtatgtttagatgaacttgagtatgtttacatgatgaattgtcatatttctgcataatttcatattgttctgttttgaaatgctgtcaaatgaattggaaaagagaaaatagggaaaataaaaaaaactagCTGAAAATCTATGCCGACGACTTTGCCATAGGCATAGCCCTGCTGCCAGGAGGAACCAGGAGATGACACGTGGCAgagatatgcctacggcaaagccgtcggcatagattcatcTATGCCTAAGGAGTACCACGGGTTGCcacgtggcagaggtatgccgacggctttgccgtcggcatatctctgcGACGTGGCATTGCGTGATTCGTCAgcgcttttgacggcgccgtccgttgccgtcagacgaaaaacactgccgacggctatactatgccgacggctgatgtcaggccgtcggcataggcccctatgccgacggctatactatgccgacggtctgacaagactacgctgacgacATCTACACCGACGGGCCTATGCCAACGGCaaccgtaggcatagatctatgccgacggcttaggggcctatgccgacggcccatgaccgtaggcatagaccgcgagtccggtaATGAATCAACCCGATAGTTGGCTCTGGCGTGGTGCCGATCTCACAGGGCAGAAAAGGGCAGACAGGCATATCCCGGAAACCAATTTTGCAGCTTACCTCCAGACTCCAGTCCCCTGCTACAGCTACTCCCCTGTTTAAAGGGCGGCGTGGGGGAGCACGGAAGCCAGGCCGCCAGTTGCAGCTGCTACTCCTGCTTGCTTCCCCCTGTCGTCGGTCGAGGAAGGAGATGGGTGGCCTACTCCCGCTGGCGCTGCTCGTCGTCctctctgccgccgccgctgcccctcaGGTTCGTTTCTTCTCGCCTTATCTTAACGAGATCCCACCTCTGCTGCGAATTTGGTAGTAGCAGTCTAGTGCTGCGAACCTCGGAAGCTAGATGAAGGTAGAAGGGTTGCGACAGAGCCCGCGGCGGAGGGGCCTCGGGCTTCCCGCGCCGTGCTGCAGCTAGATGACGAGCCCGTCCTCTGATGCTAAGCTTGATGCCAACACTGAAAATCGAATAGCTTGGAACGGAAGTTCGATCCCTTCATTTCATTGGGGGCAAGAACAAAAAATACCTATCCTAATCCTAACACAGAAAACCGAACAGATAGGTCTGTTTTTCTCTGCTTGGGATAAAATGTACCCACCCCTACTAGCATTAAGGAATCAGTGATGATGTTACGCAGTTGGCTGAGTCACATCCATGTTTGCTTTAACATGTGTTTGTACCTGCAGCTCGTCGGAGCTGCGAGGGGAGACCATTCCCTTCCAATCATCCAGGCCATTTTTTATCCCCCTCTAATTGGCATCCTACCCATCTTGTATTGTTTGTATTATTATTAATAATCATACATAGTGTTGTACTATCACAGGAAGACATCATACGGACGGTCAACAACCATCCCAATGCCGGATGGACGGCTGGACACAACCCCTACCTCGCAAACTATACTGTACATACAACACTCTCTTGATCTTGTCCTTGTCATCGAGGCACCATTTTCTCCTTCTATGCTTGCTGACCTCAAAATCATTTTCCCCTTGCAGATCGAGCAATTTAAGCATATCCTGGGAGTGAAGCCAACACCTCCAGGTTTACTGGCTGGTGTCCCAACCAAAACTTATTCAAGATCAGAAAAGGAGGATCTCCCAAAGGAGTTCGACGCCAGATCTAAATGGTCTGGCTGCACCACAATCGGGAAAATACTTGGTAAGCTCAACTACTAGATAACTCCATGACCATAACCCGGTTCTACGCCGTTTTAATTACACTGACCAACTTCATTTGCTCTTTTTTCTCCAATACCTTGGAAAACGCTGGTTTTCATGAGCAGATCAAGTAAGTCTATGCACATTACCTTATATGGTTACCACCACGAGTGCTTTCTGAACAATTGAAGATGATCAACGTAGTATGTATTGGTTGACAATGGCAGGGTCACTGTGGTGCCTGCTGGGCCTTTGGTGCCGTGGAGTGTCTGCAAGATCGTTTCTGCATTCATCATGGCGTGGTGAGTGCATATGGACGACCCGTCTACTGTCTGGTCTGTTTTTAAACAGGCCTGTTTGGTCCTTTTCTTACAATAACCAGCCTGCTATTTTTATTCCTTGCAGAACGTTTCACTTTCTGTCAATGACATAGTGGCTTGCTGTGGGTTTCTGTGTGGCGATGGTTGTGATGGAGGATATCCTATCTTCGCATGGCAATACTTCGTCGAGAACGGTGTTGTTACTGACGAGGTATAGCTAACTCTCTACTTCCTACCATTTCCGTGTCCTGATGATCCTAGAGCAATCCTACTATTACCATTTGATTCTGTTATATTATGAATCACTTCTCTGAGTTCTAAGTTCTAACTACAAC from Triticum aestivum cultivar Chinese Spring chromosome 4A, IWGSC CS RefSeq v2.1, whole genome shotgun sequence harbors:
- the LOC123082317 gene encoding cathepsin B-like protease 2 isoform X2, translated to MGGLLPLALLVVLSAAAAAPQLVGAARGDHSLPIIQEDIIRTVNNHPNAGWTAGHNPYLANYTIEQFKHILGVKPTPPGLLAGVPTKTYSRSEKEDLPKEFDARSKWSGCTTIGKILDQGHCGACWAFGAVECLQDRFCIHHGVNVSLSVNDIVACCGFLCGDGCDGGYPIFAWQYFVENGVVTDECDPFFDQVGCQHPGCEPAYPTPVCEKKCKVQNQVWEEKKHFSVDAYQVNSDPHDIMAEVYKNGPVEVSFIIYEDFAHYKSGVYKQITGRMVGGHAAKLIGWGTSDAGEDYWLLANQWNRGWGEDGYFKVIRGMNECGIEGDVNAGMPSTKNIAGSAFAI
- the LOC123082317 gene encoding cathepsin B-like protease 2 isoform X1 gives rise to the protein MGGLLPLALLVVLSAAAAAPQEDIIRTVNNHPNAGWTAGHNPYLANYTIEQFKHILGVKPTPPGLLAGVPTKTYSRSEKEDLPKEFDARSKWSGCTTIGKILDQGHCGACWAFGAVECLQDRFCIHHGVNVSLSVNDIVACCGFLCGDGCDGGYPIFAWQYFVENGVVTDECDPFFDQVGCQHPGCEPAYPTPVCEKKCKVQNQVWEEKKHFSVDAYQVNSDPHDIMAEVYKNGPVEVSFIIYEDFAHYKSGVYKQITGRMVGGHAAKLIGWGTSDAGEDYWLLANQWNRGWGEDGYFKVIRGMNECGIEGDVNAGMPSTKNIAGSAFAI